In one window of Fictibacillus phosphorivorans DNA:
- a CDS encoding SDR family NAD(P)-dependent oxidoreductase: MDERRVAIVTGGASGIGYALCEELVSQNVFVIITDINQELGIQVEEKLNSGAKNARFQFLDVTDAKSVEKAIKDIYTEFGRLDYLFNNAGIAMYGELYDTALDDWHSIMNVNLWGVIHGTHAGYRIMKQQGFGHIVNTASAAGLGPSPVSAAYGTTKHAVVGLTTSLHYEAEEFGIKVSTLCPTFVETPIFEKAKAIQIDKDVIMKQFQKQKMMSPEKLAKLTIEGIHKNKPIICPMPMRRTMDVLFTLFPVAHRGLMRLVCRVSRKARLT; encoded by the coding sequence ATGGATGAGCGAAGAGTTGCGATTGTAACAGGCGGAGCTTCGGGGATCGGTTACGCACTTTGTGAGGAGCTCGTCTCACAAAACGTGTTTGTCATCATCACGGATATCAATCAAGAATTAGGTATACAGGTTGAAGAGAAATTAAACAGTGGAGCCAAAAATGCAAGATTTCAATTTTTAGACGTAACGGATGCTAAAAGTGTAGAGAAAGCTATAAAAGATATATATACGGAGTTTGGAAGGCTAGATTATTTGTTTAATAATGCTGGCATAGCGATGTATGGTGAATTGTATGATACGGCTCTAGACGACTGGCATTCAATTATGAATGTTAATCTTTGGGGAGTTATACACGGAACTCACGCAGGATATCGAATAATGAAACAACAAGGGTTTGGCCATATCGTAAACACAGCTTCTGCTGCGGGACTAGGTCCATCTCCCGTTTCTGCAGCCTATGGAACCACGAAACACGCAGTAGTTGGATTAACTACTTCTCTTCATTATGAGGCAGAAGAATTCGGCATTAAAGTGAGTACACTTTGTCCTACGTTCGTGGAAACACCAATCTTCGAGAAAGCAAAAGCTATTCAAATAGATAAAGATGTGATCATGAAACAATTTCAAAAACAAAAGATGATGTCTCCAGAAAAACTAGCAAAACTAACAATCGAGGGCATACATAAAAATAAGCCTATCATATGCCCTATGCCGATGCGAAGAACGATGGACGTTTTATTCACGCTATTTCCTGTAGCACATAGAGGATTGATGAGGCTGGTTTGCAGAGTAAGCCGAAAAGCGAGGCTAACTTAA
- a CDS encoding permease, which translates to MWMDTFQSFLSIALELTILFVVISFVINFLQAYIPYEKVEKYLGGKNKGIGALFALLFAFVTPFCSCSTIPVVVNMLKKKMPFSIVMIFLFSSPVLDPTIITIMGVVLGWKVTILYTIITAVFSVIIGFALEALGFEKSVKNVVMSGYQENTRKFNVKLALRETIYLMKSVYPFLLLGAAIGAIIHGLVPTNWIASTFGSDNWWIVPIAAIVGIPLYIRLSSMIPISQVLIAKGMALGPVMALMISSAGASLPEVVLLKSIFKKELVIMFVLSVITMSTISGFIFYLI; encoded by the coding sequence ATGTGGATGGATACCTTTCAAAGTTTTTTAAGTATAGCTCTGGAACTTACGATTCTGTTCGTAGTAATCTCATTTGTTATCAATTTTCTTCAAGCATATATACCTTATGAAAAAGTTGAGAAATATTTAGGGGGTAAGAACAAAGGAATAGGAGCACTATTCGCATTACTCTTTGCGTTTGTAACACCTTTTTGTTCTTGCTCTACCATACCTGTAGTTGTGAACATGTTAAAAAAGAAAATGCCATTTTCCATTGTGATGATATTTCTTTTCTCTTCACCCGTACTCGATCCAACGATTATCACGATAATGGGAGTGGTTTTAGGGTGGAAAGTAACGATTCTCTACACCATCATAACAGCGGTATTTTCTGTGATCATCGGTTTTGCACTTGAAGCCTTAGGATTTGAGAAATCAGTAAAAAACGTTGTGATGTCAGGTTATCAAGAAAATACAAGAAAGTTTAATGTGAAATTGGCTCTTCGAGAAACAATCTATTTGATGAAAAGTGTTTATCCTTTTCTTTTACTAGGAGCTGCGATTGGAGCTATTATCCATGGATTGGTACCAACAAATTGGATTGCGAGTACATTTGGCAGCGATAATTGGTGGATCGTTCCGATAGCGGCGATTGTAGGGATCCCATTATACATTAGGCTATCCAGCATGATTCCGATCTCTCAAGTTTTAATTGCAAAAGGAATGGCGCTTGGCCCTGTGATGGCACTCATGATCTCATCAGCTGGTGCGAGCCTTCCTGAGGTAGTTCTCTTAAAGTCCATTTTTAAGAAAGAACTCGTCATTATGTTTGTCCTATCTGTAATTACCATGTCAACAATTTCTGGTTTTATTTTCTACCTAATTTAA
- a CDS encoding response regulator transcription factor, with product MKTILIVEDEPKLLEVVSSYLKKEGFHTLEALTANDAILLIKNHSVDFVILDLMLPDMSGEALCQRIRQTHTLPVLMLTAKVSEEDRINGLAIGADDYMVKPFSPRELVLRVKTILRRTGDEGLLAEQITYNEGELKIDAREQEVYIHGDLVSLTPNEFKLLLTFGRHPNRVFSREELVEKILGFDYEGDTRTIDQHVKNLRSKMETNPKSPRYIITVFGVGYKFSGGNHV from the coding sequence GTGAAAACCATTTTGATCGTGGAGGATGAACCAAAGCTGTTGGAAGTTGTCTCTTCATACTTAAAGAAGGAAGGGTTTCATACTTTAGAAGCTCTTACTGCTAACGATGCGATTCTTCTTATAAAAAATCACTCTGTAGATTTTGTGATTCTTGACCTTATGTTGCCAGATATGAGTGGGGAAGCACTCTGTCAGAGAATTAGACAGACTCATACATTACCCGTTTTAATGCTGACTGCAAAGGTGAGTGAGGAAGATCGTATCAACGGATTAGCCATCGGCGCTGACGATTATATGGTGAAACCTTTTAGTCCACGCGAACTTGTTCTACGGGTAAAAACAATATTGCGTCGAACAGGAGATGAGGGATTATTGGCTGAGCAGATTACATATAACGAAGGAGAACTTAAAATCGATGCTCGCGAACAAGAAGTGTACATACATGGGGATCTTGTCAGCCTTACCCCGAATGAATTTAAGCTACTGCTGACATTTGGCAGACATCCAAATCGTGTTTTTTCAAGAGAGGAATTAGTAGAGAAAATTTTAGGGTTCGATTACGAAGGGGATACCAGAACCATCGATCAACACGTAAAGAATTTAAGATCTAAAATGGAAACAAATCCTAAGAGCCCACGCTATATCATTACGGTGTTTGGTGTTGGATATAAATTTTCAGGAGGCAATCATGTTTAA
- a CDS encoding DedA family protein, giving the protein MENWLINIMNEFGYWGILLLIALENVFPPIPSEIILTFGGFMTHSSDLNIVGVILAATVGSVLGAVILYGVGLQLDVERMEKIVDRWGHILRLTKKDIHKADAWFDKYGPWTVFFCRFIPLIRSLISIPAGMSNMNFGLFLVLTTFGTLIWNIALVNLGAYFGASWEVIVGYMDVYSKIIYAVLALLFVSVVILYVRKRRQNS; this is encoded by the coding sequence ATGGAAAATTGGTTGATCAATATTATGAACGAATTTGGATATTGGGGAATTCTATTGTTAATTGCATTAGAAAACGTCTTTCCTCCGATTCCATCTGAAATCATCTTAACGTTTGGAGGGTTCATGACGCACTCTTCAGATTTAAATATAGTAGGTGTTATTTTAGCCGCGACAGTCGGTTCTGTTTTGGGAGCGGTGATTCTATATGGTGTAGGACTGCAGCTTGATGTGGAACGTATGGAGAAGATTGTTGACAGATGGGGACACATCCTTCGATTAACGAAGAAGGATATTCACAAAGCAGATGCATGGTTTGATAAATATGGTCCATGGACGGTATTCTTTTGCCGTTTCATTCCGTTGATTCGAAGCTTAATCTCTATTCCGGCGGGCATGTCCAATATGAATTTTGGTTTATTCCTTGTTCTTACAACATTCGGAACGCTGATCTGGAACATTGCTCTCGTTAATTTGGGTGCGTATTTTGGAGCTTCATGGGAAGTTATCGTAGGGTATATGGATGTTTACTCTAAAATCATCTACGCTGTTTTGGCGTTACTCTTTGTTTCTGTTGTCATTCTTTATGTTCGAAAACGCAGACAGAATAGCTAA
- a CDS encoding hemolysin family protein produces MEIINLIMVAILIALTAFFVATEFAIVKIRTTRLDQLVSEGNTKAVAARKVVGNLDEYLSACQLGITITALGLGWLGEPTVEHLLHPLFVEFELSESVSSILSFIIAFALITFLHVVIGELAPKTLAIQKAEAVTLRIAKPIMFFYKIMYPFIKTLNGSARIFTGWFGLKPASEHELAHSEEELRLILSESYKSGEINQSEFKYVNNIFQFDDRTAKEIMVPRVDMVTLDKSETVKESIAVVTEENYTRYPIVDGDKDSVVGMVNMKQVLTDFVTGKNPDASLEEYVRPVIQVFETTPIHDLLLKMQKERVHMAILIDEYGGTSGLVTVEDILEEIVGEIRDEFDEDEVPDVKKVDENRTILDGKVLISEVNDLFGLNINDEDVDTIGGWILSEKMEINMGDEVSVENYRFKILEIDGYHVKSLEVLKVKEEESIN; encoded by the coding sequence TTGGAGATTATTAACTTAATTATGGTAGCTATATTAATCGCGTTGACTGCTTTTTTCGTAGCTACCGAATTCGCGATAGTAAAGATTCGTACGACAAGACTTGATCAACTCGTTTCAGAAGGAAATACGAAAGCCGTAGCTGCTAGAAAGGTTGTCGGAAATCTTGATGAATACCTGTCAGCCTGTCAACTAGGTATCACCATTACCGCATTAGGATTAGGGTGGCTAGGTGAGCCGACGGTAGAGCACTTGTTGCACCCTCTGTTTGTAGAGTTTGAACTTTCTGAGTCAGTTTCAAGTATCTTATCATTTATTATCGCCTTTGCTTTAATTACGTTCTTACACGTAGTTATTGGTGAACTTGCACCAAAAACACTTGCAATTCAAAAGGCGGAAGCCGTTACGTTAAGAATCGCAAAACCAATCATGTTTTTCTATAAGATCATGTATCCGTTTATTAAAACATTGAACGGATCTGCGCGCATTTTTACCGGATGGTTTGGTTTGAAGCCTGCATCTGAACATGAACTTGCTCACTCGGAGGAAGAGTTAAGACTCATTCTTTCTGAGAGCTATAAAAGCGGTGAGATCAACCAGTCTGAGTTTAAATATGTAAATAATATCTTTCAATTCGACGACCGTACCGCCAAAGAGATCATGGTACCTCGCGTTGATATGGTAACACTCGATAAATCAGAAACAGTTAAAGAAAGCATTGCTGTTGTAACAGAAGAGAACTATACTCGATATCCAATTGTAGATGGAGATAAAGACAGTGTTGTCGGTATGGTAAATATGAAGCAAGTATTAACAGACTTTGTTACCGGAAAGAACCCGGATGCTTCACTTGAAGAGTATGTAAGACCTGTTATTCAGGTCTTTGAAACTACTCCTATACACGATCTATTGTTAAAAATGCAGAAAGAACGTGTTCACATGGCAATCTTGATCGATGAATATGGCGGTACTTCAGGACTCGTGACCGTTGAGGATATTCTTGAAGAAATCGTAGGTGAAATTCGAGATGAATTTGACGAAGACGAAGTTCCAGACGTTAAGAAAGTTGATGAAAACAGAACAATCCTAGACGGTAAAGTATTGATTTCTGAGGTGAACGACCTTTTTGGACTAAATATTAACGATGAAGATGTTGATACAATTGGTGGATGGATACTATCTGAGAAGATGGAGATCAACATGGGCGATGAAGTGTCTGTGGAAAACTATCGTTTCAAAATATTAGAAATCGATGGATATCATGTAAAATCACTTGAGGTATTAAAAGTGAAGGAAGAAGAATCTATAAACTAA
- a CDS encoding TetR/AcrR family transcriptional regulator, with the protein MNKRRYNSEKAKQEIMEKAFLLFSQKGYTQTSVSDISKASGYSKGHIYYHFENKEKLFVLLAQQTMKEWYLKWMDKEPDFNCASDKLYGMALHVLYNYQTPLLKGGQELASNPESSPESVKQLYELAVIPMGAYRAILVQGIEEGEFKKGNVEEWTVLIGTWLGGLCQLTNTQELHTLEPLFKNAVSIFLGSIQK; encoded by the coding sequence TTGAACAAAAGAAGATACAACAGTGAAAAAGCAAAACAAGAAATCATGGAGAAAGCCTTTTTACTCTTTTCACAAAAAGGTTACACACAAACATCGGTTTCTGATATCTCAAAAGCTTCTGGTTATAGCAAAGGACACATTTATTATCATTTTGAGAATAAAGAAAAGTTGTTTGTACTATTAGCTCAACAAACAATGAAGGAATGGTATTTGAAGTGGATGGATAAAGAACCTGACTTTAATTGTGCATCCGATAAGCTGTATGGAATGGCTTTGCATGTTCTTTATAATTACCAAACTCCTCTTTTAAAAGGAGGACAAGAGCTTGCTTCTAATCCTGAATCTAGTCCAGAATCTGTTAAGCAGCTATACGAATTAGCGGTCATTCCAATGGGTGCCTATCGTGCAATTCTCGTTCAAGGGATAGAAGAAGGAGAATTTAAGAAAGGCAATGTTGAAGAATGGACGGTGTTAATCGGCACATGGCTTGGTGGACTTTGTCAGCTTACGAATACTCAGGAACTTCACACCTTAGAACCGCTCTTTAAGAATGCTGTAAGTATTTTTTTAGGATCCATCCAAAAATAA
- a CDS encoding SGNH/GDSL hydrolase family protein, protein MKIGLIGDSLTEGRPGVSFLKLLQKQYPHITFVNLGKPGESVKSLHSRLTKKKLETFDLAFLWIGVNDVYSKLLSVQAQPVAENHEEFKAYYQKVLECVLSSSKVLIAVTPAIVGEDLKNISNQEIKQLNTLITSIAHKHKNVSTLNLQTVFESHLSSIKSSDYISTKVLTVMKDVLFYKKTSRIDQLSKKRGLHLTLDGIHLNSRGAQIVADEYAAIIDQHQFIEKDALK, encoded by the coding sequence ATGAAGATTGGCTTAATCGGTGACAGTCTGACAGAAGGAAGACCTGGTGTTTCTTTTTTAAAACTCTTACAGAAACAATATCCCCATATTACGTTTGTGAATCTAGGCAAACCAGGGGAGTCTGTTAAAAGCTTGCATAGCCGCCTAACAAAAAAGAAACTAGAAACCTTTGATCTTGCTTTCCTTTGGATCGGTGTTAATGATGTCTATTCAAAATTACTAAGTGTTCAAGCACAGCCTGTTGCAGAAAATCATGAAGAGTTTAAAGCCTATTATCAAAAAGTTTTAGAGTGTGTCTTATCTTCCTCAAAAGTTTTAATTGCAGTTACTCCAGCAATAGTTGGTGAGGATTTGAAAAATATCTCGAATCAAGAGATTAAACAATTAAATACCCTCATCACATCCATCGCTCACAAACATAAAAATGTTTCCACACTTAATCTACAGACTGTTTTTGAATCACATCTATCTTCAATTAAGAGTTCCGACTATATCAGTACAAAAGTATTAACCGTTATGAAAGATGTTCTTTTTTATAAAAAAACATCAAGAATCGATCAGTTGTCAAAGAAACGTGGGTTGCATCTGACACTTGATGGCATTCATTTGAACAGTAGAGGCGCTCAAATTGTTGCAGATGAATATGCAGCAATAATTGATCAACATCAATTTATTGAAAAGGATGCATTGAAGTAA
- a CDS encoding MerR family transcriptional regulator, with product MGELAEVTNVSKRTIDYYSQIGLLQPLRTDSNYRLYDEETIHVLGLIEHYKKLNMPLHEIKSVIELVKLKSTENEHVEKYVDQIAELMKHLEAEIKEIKPIMESLNDKQKELLLNKVSPQGMTLAHSLLLLFG from the coding sequence ATTGGTGAACTAGCAGAGGTAACAAATGTATCTAAAAGAACAATCGACTATTATTCCCAGATTGGTTTACTCCAGCCTCTTCGAACGGATTCGAATTATCGATTATATGACGAAGAGACGATTCATGTCTTAGGGTTGATCGAACATTATAAGAAACTGAACATGCCCTTACATGAAATCAAGTCTGTGATTGAGCTAGTCAAATTGAAAAGTACTGAAAATGAACACGTCGAGAAATACGTGGACCAGATCGCGGAGCTCATGAAACACCTAGAGGCTGAGATTAAAGAGATCAAGCCGATCATGGAGAGCTTAAACGATAAGCAAAAAGAGCTCCTCTTAAATAAAGTCTCACCTCAAGGTATGACTTTAGCGCATTCATTACTTTTACTTTTCGGGTAA
- a CDS encoding TolB family protein, which produces MKRFLLFGLIFISMMISQSNFAEASDRRAAFIRSDGLWLKEGELERKLVEGSDLNHPKFSSNGTYISYIARKGKELWVYNRVTRLKRKVFEGDVSLARWSPTESKLAWKSGSVLNVIDLTRPASSFQNVILGTGNYSWTPDGRGFVVSSSANLEPDGWSPVRLFYVPVNANGDLKKVQNITTLPKMSDTFFAIGTTEFKWGMDDQWFAFIACPTASLSADSNTLMVVSLDGSKTRMIGNMLDQPNWFHWSPNTKQLGYIKGIGRLTSENKRLTVWNPKSGNEINLGYTGYADGDFTWLNDEKIIVSRQIEWGYGVPQEKRSKPFLVSVKVKDGSAKRITNPASGEADVYPKTLPGEQLTWIRTNTQSAKVMVKEGSDAPERLWINNLRTPQDCSGWSCMLDIYEAR; this is translated from the coding sequence ATGAAACGTTTTCTACTTTTCGGATTGATCTTTATTAGTATGATGATTAGCCAATCAAACTTTGCAGAAGCTTCTGATAGAAGAGCGGCTTTTATAAGAAGTGATGGACTTTGGCTTAAAGAAGGTGAACTTGAAAGAAAGCTTGTTGAAGGTTCTGATCTTAATCATCCTAAGTTTTCAAGCAACGGTACTTATATTAGTTACATAGCACGTAAAGGTAAAGAGCTATGGGTATATAACCGTGTAACACGTTTAAAAAGAAAAGTATTCGAGGGCGATGTGAGTTTGGCAAGATGGTCTCCGACAGAATCGAAGCTAGCGTGGAAAAGCGGGAGTGTGCTCAATGTAATCGACTTAACGAGACCTGCTTCATCCTTTCAAAATGTCATCCTAGGCACAGGAAACTACAGTTGGACACCTGACGGCAGAGGGTTTGTTGTCTCATCTTCTGCAAATTTAGAGCCTGATGGCTGGAGTCCAGTTCGACTTTTTTACGTTCCTGTAAATGCAAACGGAGATTTGAAAAAAGTACAGAACATTACGACGCTGCCTAAGATGAGTGATACGTTCTTTGCTATAGGTACAACAGAATTCAAGTGGGGGATGGATGATCAATGGTTTGCGTTCATCGCATGCCCGACAGCCTCCTTGTCGGCAGACAGCAACACGTTAATGGTAGTTTCTTTAGACGGCTCTAAAACTCGTATGATTGGAAACATGTTGGATCAGCCGAACTGGTTCCACTGGTCGCCGAACACGAAACAACTTGGCTACATAAAAGGAATCGGAAGGCTGACATCTGAAAATAAACGATTAACGGTATGGAATCCTAAGAGTGGGAACGAGATAAATCTAGGATATACGGGTTATGCGGACGGGGATTTTACTTGGCTGAATGATGAAAAAATCATCGTCAGCCGCCAGATTGAATGGGGTTACGGAGTACCTCAGGAAAAAAGGTCGAAGCCTTTCTTAGTTAGTGTGAAAGTTAAAGACGGAAGTGCAAAAAGAATAACGAATCCAGCTTCTGGGGAAGCGGATGTTTATCCAAAAACATTACCAGGTGAACAACTGACATGGATTCGTACAAATACCCAGAGTGCAAAAGTCATGGTAAAAGAAGGTTCAGATGCACCTGAAAGGTTATGGATTAATAATCTTCGAACTCCACAGGATTGTTCTGGATGGTCGTGCATGTTAGATATATATGAAGCAAGGTAA
- a CDS encoding ArsR/SmtB family transcription factor, protein MKKEIPLLNNATTASNQDLEKYEQKFKALADQQRLQIINILAVKESVCVCDLTPIIDMPQSKLSYHLKILLEADLIKKEKQGTWNYYSLNVSELKGILSDQLCCVFLPSSC, encoded by the coding sequence ATGAAAAAAGAAATACCTTTATTAAATAACGCAACTACAGCATCAAACCAAGATTTAGAGAAATATGAACAAAAGTTTAAGGCGCTCGCTGATCAGCAGCGACTGCAAATTATCAATATCCTGGCTGTTAAAGAAAGTGTATGTGTTTGTGATCTCACGCCGATTATTGACATGCCACAATCTAAGCTATCGTATCATCTGAAAATTCTCTTAGAAGCGGACTTAATTAAAAAGGAAAAACAAGGAACCTGGAACTATTATTCTTTGAATGTCAGTGAACTAAAAGGAATCTTATCAGATCAATTATGCTGTGTGTTCTTACCATCATCTTGTTAA
- a CDS encoding SpoVR family protein — protein sequence MNWDLQNKELEKAIAEITEIADHFGLDFYPMRYEICPADIIYTFGAYGMPTRFSHWSFGKQFHKMKLQYDLGLSKIYELVINSDPCYAFLLDTNSLIQNKLIIAHVLAHCDFFKNNVRFSNTRRDMVECMTATAERVAQYEHLYGKKEVEQFLDAVLAIQEHIDPSLVRNKLNYVFEDEEDLTPKKETPYDDLWKLDDKKGPKPALKKKKSFPPQPEKDILLFIEQYSRELEEWQRDILSMMREEMLYFWPQLETKIMNEGWASYWHAKILQEMDLTSHETIEFAKLNAGVVQPSKTSINPYYLGLQIFKDIEERYNNPSEELLRQGVKPGSGREKMFEVRELESDMSFIRNYLTKDLAQREDMYLFQKQGKEYKVVDKQWEEVRDQLVSMRVNGGFPYITVNDADYMKNGELYLNHSFEDMELDVKYLEKVLPHLHYLWGRPVHMETRIEQKPVLFTYDGKTVHRKYL from the coding sequence ATGAACTGGGACTTGCAAAATAAGGAGCTAGAAAAAGCAATAGCTGAAATTACTGAGATTGCTGACCACTTTGGCCTTGATTTTTACCCGATGCGGTATGAGATATGTCCTGCCGATATTATCTATACATTTGGTGCGTACGGAATGCCAACCCGTTTTTCACATTGGAGTTTCGGAAAACAGTTCCACAAAATGAAGCTTCAGTATGATCTAGGATTGAGTAAAATCTACGAGCTCGTTATTAACTCAGATCCCTGTTACGCATTCTTACTTGATACGAATTCGTTGATACAGAATAAATTAATCATTGCCCATGTTCTTGCACACTGTGACTTCTTCAAAAACAATGTTCGTTTTTCTAATACGAGACGAGACATGGTTGAATGTATGACGGCTACAGCTGAACGAGTAGCGCAATATGAACATCTATACGGCAAGAAAGAGGTCGAACAGTTCTTAGACGCTGTTCTCGCGATTCAAGAACACATCGATCCGTCACTTGTGCGAAACAAACTAAATTATGTTTTTGAAGACGAAGAAGATCTAACGCCTAAGAAAGAAACACCTTACGATGACCTATGGAAACTCGATGACAAAAAAGGTCCAAAGCCAGCGTTAAAAAAGAAAAAATCATTTCCACCGCAGCCTGAAAAGGATATCTTGTTATTTATCGAGCAATATAGCCGTGAGCTTGAAGAATGGCAGCGTGATATCCTTTCTATGATGAGAGAAGAGATGCTCTATTTCTGGCCACAGCTTGAAACGAAAATCATGAACGAAGGCTGGGCTAGCTATTGGCACGCCAAAATCCTGCAAGAGATGGATTTGACCTCACACGAGACAATAGAATTCGCGAAACTGAACGCAGGTGTTGTGCAACCATCAAAGACATCAATCAACCCATATTATCTGGGTTTGCAGATCTTCAAAGACATCGAGGAACGCTACAACAACCCAAGTGAAGAATTACTCAGACAAGGAGTAAAACCTGGTTCAGGACGCGAGAAAATGTTCGAAGTCCGTGAACTGGAATCTGATATGTCTTTCATCCGAAACTATCTAACGAAGGATTTAGCTCAGCGAGAAGACATGTATCTCTTTCAAAAGCAGGGCAAGGAATATAAAGTAGTCGATAAGCAGTGGGAAGAAGTTCGTGATCAGCTCGTGAGTATGAGAGTAAATGGTGGATTTCCTTATATCACAGTGAATGATGCCGATTATATGAAGAACGGAGAGCTCTATCTCAATCATAGCTTTGAAGATATGGAACTCGATGTGAAATACCTTGAAAAAGTGCTTCCTCATCTTCACTACCTATGGGGCCGTCCGGTGCATATGGAAACGAGAATTGAACAGAAACCTGTGTTATTTACGTATGATGGGAAGACGGTGCATAGGAAGTATCTATAA